The Aneurinibacillus uraniidurans genome segment GAAGCCCCAGATATTTCACCTTTACCGCAAACGCATTCCCTAGCGCATACAAGGTCAATCCGAGGAAAAAGAACGCATAGCGCCATAATCGATTTACCATCTGTATCCTCCTTTTTCTAGCTGCTTTCCTTTTCATAAATTATACACGCTTAGGATATCCTAACAAAGTCAATCTTTCTTTCCACGTTTTGTTATAATAGAAATGATATATACCCTAGGCGGTGTTCTTATACAGAAAGGTGGAAAAATGATGAACGTATACAAAAACCCATGGGATGAGCGATTTGCGGCAGAAGACTACGTATATGGAACCAAACCAAATGCCTTTATCCGCGAGCAGGCACACCGAATCGAAGCTGGCAGTCGCGTGCTTGCGATTGCAGAGGGAGAAGGGCGCAACGCGGTCTATCTTGCACAACAGGGGCTTGCTGTCACAGCATGGGATTATGCTCCATCCGGACTTGCCAAAGCAAACAATCTCGCCGCCGCTCATCACGTACAAATTCAGACAGAGCAAGTAGATGTAAGCAAAGCCGATTGGTCAGAAAAATGGGATGCGGCCGTATGTGTATTCGGACACTTTCCAACACCACTGCGCCGTACTGTACTAGAAGGCGTACGACAGGCGGTAAAGCCGGGTGGGTTATATATGACAGAAGTATACTCCATCCATCAGCTTCCATATAAAAGCGGCGGCCCAAAAGAGATTGACTTATTGTATCGTCCGGAAGAATTCCTTGATACATTCCGCGACTGGCAC includes the following:
- a CDS encoding class I SAM-dependent methyltransferase yields the protein MNVYKNPWDERFAAEDYVYGTKPNAFIREQAHRIEAGSRVLAIAEGEGRNAVYLAQQGLAVTAWDYAPSGLAKANNLAAAHHVQIQTEQVDVSKADWSEKWDAAVCVFGHFPTPLRRTVLEGVRQAVKPGGLYMTEVYSIHQLPYKSGGPKEIDLLYRPEEFLDTFRDWHILHFYMGEAVRNEGTLHTGLCHVIQFIGRKPN